Genomic DNA from Planktomarina temperata RCA23:
ACCGGCAAGTGCTGCAGTGGCCCCGCAGGTAATGTAGATCGCCAACTGCCACTTCTTTGTGGAGACGCCCGATAGGCGTGCCGCGCGTGGGTTCGAGCCAATGGCATAGACATAGCGACCGAACGTCGTGCGCGGCAAGATCAGCGCGAACACCAGATAGATCACGATCAGGATGAGCACGATATAAGGGATACCTACCCATTTGCCGGTGCCCAGGCTTAGCCAGGTCTTGTTGGTGATGATGATCTCGCGACCATCCGAAATGACAAAGGCCAGCCCCCTGATGATGGCCATCGTCGCCAGCGTCGTGATCAGGGGATTGATCCGGAAATAGGCAATCAGCGTGCCATTGGCAGCGCCGATGAAAATGCCCAGAAGGATCGCGGCGGAAAAGGCCGGGCCGACGCCCGAGCCGATGTTCAGAAGAGAGGCGGCCAGCATTCCGGCAGCGGCCATGGTCGAGCCGATGGAAAGATCAAACCCGCCCGCAATGATCACCACGGTTTCACCCGCAGCGGCAACGCCCACGATCACCAGCGCCTTTGCCACATTGATCAGGTTGTATACGGTCAGGAA
This window encodes:
- a CDS encoding ABC transporter permease, with translation MKQLGAIMNSKLWGRGASAINPGLVVATFVVFIVLCFASPYFLTVYNLINVAKALVIVGVAAAGETVVIIAGGFDLSIGSTMAAAGMLAASLLNIGSGVGPAFSAAILLGIFIGAANGTLIAYFRINPLITTLATMAIIRGLAFVISDGREIIITNKTWLSLGTGKWVGIPYIVLILIVIYLVFALILPRTTFGRYVYAIGSNPRAARLSGVSTKKWQLAIYITCGATAALAGLMLAARTGTAMPAAAMGFELDVITAVILGGASLKGGRGTILGTAIGLILLFMINNGLTLAQVPTFWQQVVKGFILLAAVLYDEIRSGRSDDS